In the genome of Mucilaginibacter sp. 14171R-50, the window CTACCTGGCGTGCACAGCAGGTTAAGCCCGGGCCTGGTTACTTTTTCGGGATAATCAAGCACAGCGGTTACCGGCGATGTTCCGCCTTTTTTTGCAGCACCGGCAGATTTTATAGCATCGGTGATCAGGCCATCCCTGATGTTGCCCGGCGATGGATTGGCATAAAAGCCCGAACCATCGGCTTCGGCACGGGCGTTGTAGGTTCGCATCAGGTGCATAAACCTCAGCGCCTCCGCTTCATCCACACACCTGTCGCTCATCTCTTGTTCTACGCCGCAAAGTTCAGGGAATTCTGACAGGATAACGCTGCCACCCAACCCTACCAAAATATCAGACAGATACCCCAGCGCGGGGTTTGCCGATATACCCGAAAACCCGTCCGAGCCTCCGCACTCTAATCCTATGCACAGTTTAGATAACGGGGCGGGTTGCCGCACCTGCTTATTGGCTTCCATCAGCCCGGCAAAGGTTTGCTTCAGCGCTTCATGAAGTAACTTGCTTTCCGTACCCATTTTTTGCTGTTCGAGCATTATCAGCGGCTTACTAAATCCGGGGTCGCGTTTTTTGATCTCTTCCTGTAGTATCCCTGCCTGCGCATGCTGGCATCCCAAACTGAGTACGGTTGCACCCGCCACATTGGGATGGGTGATATATCCGGCTAATAAACCACACAAAGCGTCAGAATCCGTACGGGTGCCACCGCAGCCCATATCGTGGTTCAGAAACTTTATCCCGTCGATATTCTCGAACAGCTTTTTTGCAGTTTGCCCTACTGGGGATGGTTGCAGATCGGCCTGTAAAATATCAGCTGCTGTTTTACCCGATCGGTACATCGCTATCAGGTCATCTACTTCGCTTTCGTATCCCCGCGGTTGGGCAAAACCAAGCTTCGCCGCCAGTGCATCCTTTAAAACGTTGATGTTCCTGTTCTCGCAAAAAACCAATGGTATCACCAGCCAGTAGTTTGCTGTACCCACCGAGCCATCCGCACGATGGAAACCCATAAAAGTTTTGTGGCGGTAAGCATCCGCAGCGGCCGGTACTGTCCAATCCGTTTTACGGCTGCCCAGTTTAAAATCATCCGCGGCATGCCTGATGTTATTTACGGTTAAGGCTGCGCCTTGCGGTATAGGCTGGTTAGCCTTACCTACCAGTACACCATACATATAAACAGGCGCTTCGGGCTCAAGCGCGGCAATAGTAAATTTATGCTTTGCTTCAACCGGCGTTAACAGGGCGAAGCTATGCCCGTTAAAATTCACCGGAGTGCCCGCCGCAAGGCTGGTTAAAGCCACCAGCACGTTATCGGCCGGGTGAATTTGTATATAGGTAGGCTTTTCTGCAGGCATTGCTAATTGATACGCTTTTAAAAGTTTCTGTTTTACGAATATATAAAAGCTTATAATTATTTACTGTAAAAATTACCTTTAATGTAAAATTATGTGAATAAAAAAAATCCCCCATAAGGTGGAGGATTTGATATAATGGATTATGCTATTAAAAAGATGGATTATTTTATTTACTTATCAAGTTGTATAATTCGTCCAGCTTTGGCGACAACACGATCTCGATACGTCTGTTCTTTGAAAGTGCTTCGGGAGAGTTACCGGTATCAATCGGCTGAAATTCTCCTTTCCCTGTAGCGGTTAATCTTTTAGGGTCGATATTTTCGTTTTCGGTAAGGTAACGGGTTACAGATGTTGCCCGCAATACGCTTAAATCCCAGTTATCTTTGATCTGGCCAAGGTTCTTTATCTTCTTGTTATCGGTATGGCCTTCAACGGCTATATTGATATCGGCTTCTTTATTCAGTACAGCCGCAAGCTGCTTCAGCGCCTGTTTACCTTTTTCGTCGATCACAATGCTACCCGACGGGAAAAGCAATTTATCGGTTAATGATACATACACCTTGCCGTTACGTATATCAACAGTAAGCCCGCTTTGCTGAAAACCAAGCAAAGCCTTTTGCAACTTATCTTTCAGCGCGTTGGTCGCCTCGTCGCGTTTGCGCAAAATCTCTTCAACTTCTTTAAGCCGCGCTTCACGTTTTTGCAGGTCGGTAGATAACTGGCTTACTTTTGACGAACTGGCATTATAATTTTTATCAAGAGCATTATAC includes:
- a CDS encoding UxaA family hydrolase, giving the protein MPAEKPTYIQIHPADNVLVALTSLAAGTPVNFNGHSFALLTPVEAKHKFTIAALEPEAPVYMYGVLVGKANQPIPQGAALTVNNIRHAADDFKLGSRKTDWTVPAAADAYRHKTFMGFHRADGSVGTANYWLVIPLVFCENRNINVLKDALAAKLGFAQPRGYESEVDDLIAMYRSGKTAADILQADLQPSPVGQTAKKLFENIDGIKFLNHDMGCGGTRTDSDALCGLLAGYITHPNVAGATVLSLGCQHAQAGILQEEIKKRDPGFSKPLIMLEQQKMGTESKLLHEALKQTFAGLMEANKQVRQPAPLSKLCIGLECGGSDGFSGISANPALGYLSDILVGLGGSVILSEFPELCGVEQEMSDRCVDEAEALRFMHLMRTYNARAEADGSGFYANPSPGNIRDGLITDAIKSAGAAKKGGTSPVTAVLDYPEKVTRPGLNLLCTPGSDVESSTAEVAAGANVVLFTTGLGTPTGNPIAPVIKVATNSAVFNKMPDILDINCGTIIEGEETIAQSATRMLDYVIEVASGLKQPKAVILGQDDFIPWKRGVSL
- a CDS encoding OmpA family protein, whose protein sequence is MKFKHLLLAALLISALQSCVVMSPKKHKALLAERDSLANRTTALEEQVSQLIADTARIRQELATLKGNYKGLNDKYNALDKNYNASSSKVSQLSTDLQKREARLKEVEEILRKRDEATNALKDKLQKALLGFQQSGLTVDIRNGKVYVSLTDKLLFPSGSIVIDEKGKQALKQLAAVLNKEADINIAVEGHTDNKKIKNLGQIKDNWDLSVLRATSVTRYLTENENIDPKRLTATGKGEFQPIDTGNSPEALSKNRRIEIVLSPKLDELYNLISK